ttatatttcggGTTATTTTATGATGGCACACAGGTCGGACGATGTTTCCGAGAGAAAAACAGCTATTAAACTTACAGCGAGAGCGGTTTATAAAGGACCCGAGGGCAACCTGAATTTTGCGGAGACGAGTAATTTTTGAGGGAGTAATCCGgaaagatttaaatatatcaaagaataaaaactttaaaataaagccttttatttaaatttataaataaggcAGTCTTTGCGATTTTAATCATTTGCCAAGTGTCTGAGTTTCtatatttctataatataatttaaccacaaatgaaaaaattcgaaatttatcgtataattttaattattaaccgTAACCAGTAAGCCCAAGAGCCATAAAGGGTCAAAATGGTTATACAACAGGAACAACCGACGATGCACTTCAGTCCGAAGGTGGACTATATCCTAATTCTGGACAAGTTGCGCGAGGAGTTCAACAAGAAGTACTCGATCAACACGCCCTCGCCCTCCAACGGACTGGATGACTACGAAATTAAGGCCACTCTAGGAGCTGGCTCCTTCGGCAAGGTGCAGCTGGTGAAGGAGAGGGAGTCTGGAGTCTACTATGCCTCCAAACAGCTAAGCAAGGATCAGATCGTAAAGACCAAGCAGGTGGGCCATGTGATGAGCGAGAAGAATGTGCTGCGCTCAATGATGTTTCCCAATACAGTGAACCTAATTACCTCCCACAAGGACTACGACAGTTTGTACCTTGTTCTTCCGCTGATTGGAGGTGGCGAGCTCTTCACCTACCATCGAAAGTgagtattattaaaaatatgaatatttaaaaaggttCCGTTTCTATTTTCTCATTTAGAGTGCGCAAGTTTACTGAGAAACAGGCTCGATTCTACGCTGCCCAAGTATTCTTGGCTTTGGAATACCTGCATCATTGCAGCTTGCTCTACCGAGATCTCAAGCCAGAGAACATAATGCTGGATAAGAACGGTTACCTTAAAGTAACCGACTTTGGATTTGCCAAGGTACTTACTTGATTATATAATTAgctaaatttgtttttgaaatttcCAACGAACATCATAGAAGGTGGAAACCCGTACGATGACTCTCTGCGGAACTCCAGAGTATTTGCCGCCGGAGATTATTCAGTCTAAGCCCTATGGAACCAGCGTAGACTGGTGGGCCTTCGGTGTGCTGGTCTACGAGTTTGTGGCCGGACACTCGCCCTTTTCCGCCCACAATCGGGATGTGATGAGCATGTACAACAAGATCTGCGAGGCCGACTACAAAATGCCCAGCTACTTCAGCGGAGCATTGCGTCATCTAATAGATCATCTACTCCAAGTAGATCTCTCTAAGCGGTGAGAACAggcatatttattttccagtagtcaatacattttattcttttagCTTCGGCAACCTTATCAACGGCAATCGGGACATCAAGGAGCACGAGTGGTTCAAGGAGGTGGAATGGATACCGATCCTCAACCAGACAGTAAATGCGCCTTATGTGCCCAACATCAGCAATCCAGAGGACATATCCAACTTTGACAAGGTTTCCGAGAAGCCGCGTCCAAAGGCCAAGACTATGCGTCATGAGGAGGCCTTTGCGGATTTCTAGCTGTGACCTGTGACCCGTGTTTTAGCAACTTTGTTTTAGTGATCGACCCAGTGACTGTGTTGTCTTTGTTTTTGCATTATAAAGCGAAACACTTGATTCGGCTCGACTAGATCCACATTGTTCTCCATTGTGCGACAGCTGCTGCTCACATGTGTGGTGTCAACGGCTCTCGAGTTTTCCTGAAGGGGAGACTTTTCGGGGAAAACAGCTGGCGCCGCTGACTTTGTGATTTCCCACACTTGTTGAGCTATTTTCcccacaaattttcaattcgaCAAAACTTGACTTGTAATTAGACTCGAGGCAGTGCCATAAATCTTGTACGTTTGTCGCTGATGCAACTGGATGGATTTATGGccactttgtttatttatctGTCGAGAGAGTGGGTGTAGCTTTCCTTTTCTTCGCTTTCCGTTCTCTGTTATCCATTCTCCGAAAGAGTTCGCTTAGCTTCGCCTTCATCTCGAAACTTTTGCACGAAATTAtgttaaacaatatttaagcGAGACGGCATGGGGGCCCATAAATCTTTTATACCTTTTTCTGCTCTTCTGCATATCGGGCCACATTGATTTATATGCAAAGACTtaataaaaatagagcaacGGCCAGAcgacagaaaaaaaactagacGCCAGTCCTGTCCAAGGTCCAAGACGGCGAATACCTTGCCCGGGCTCTCCGGTCTCTGGTCCTTTGTCCAGTGGCTAACAAAACAAACGGGCAGGAACCCATCGAGGGCAGAGGAGGAACCCATCGTGGGGCAAAAAGTTATGATTATCATAATTTTTGTTACGTGAGTTTTCATGTGGAAAAGATGAAACATCATCGTCTCCGTCGCAGTCTGCCCTCCAAGCAGCCTTCCTTGGCCTCGCCTTCCTTTTTGGGGTGGAAGTCGTCATCGCTGTAATCATGGCACGCATTTACTCCTGTTTTTACCTCTGCTTTTTGGCGCCCGCCAGGCCGGCGCCACTTTCAGCTCCAGACCTCGAGAATCTAAGGATACCCCCCTATGCCCCTGCTGGGTGTGCGAACTCCAGACACATTTTCTCCGTGTTGTGTGTTTTGCTTTTCGCAATGCGTTTTCGGTGGTTTTCGCTCCGCAGGAAACAAGGGGCTCGCACTTCCTGGCCAGACTGCGAGATAGAGACATTCTCGGAGGCAAGACATCGTGCATTCTAATGAGAGTTTTAATTGCAGCCCATTGACCACTTGAAGAGTCCTGTCAGCCTTCGTTCCGGCGCAGCTCGCAGGGGACACGTGGCGGATGCGCCTCACGCTTGAGTGGCCTGAGAATCGATGAATCCGAATTGTGGAATCACAGAACCCAAAACCTGAATACAACCCCCTTCCCGGGGACTTAACCCAATGACAAATTTGCAGCGCGGCGGAGGAAATTAGCGATGCCCTCCGTCAGATACATTTCACATTACGGACGGACAATTGAATCCCTGGCTCTGGGGGTTGGCCTGTCCCGTGCTCATCTGTAAGCGAATTAATTGCTGTTTTGATTGCGCTGGGAAAACGTTTTTCCTTCCATCCATCGTTTGTCGTTTGGTTTTGTGAAAATGAATTGTGCACGTTTATTGCATGGATCGGTGAAAATTCGTTACGTTAACTTATAGACTAAGACGGCGGATGCTCTGAGCAGCCTACGACTGTTCCAGCTCCACCTCAACGGAGACGGATGACGACGGCAGGTCTTCCTTGAACTCGGGCGTGTAGATCTTGCCGGAGGCCAGGACAAACTGCTCCTCGCAGTCCACGATGAAGTAGGCGAATGGCCGGTTCACCTCGAAGCGTTCCACGCCGGGTTGCTCTGGCTCAGGCTCTGGAACAGGCAGTACCGTGGATTCCGCGTCCTCTGCCGCCGAAGGAGAGCGAGCCTGCATGGTGGCCGCGGACAGGGAATTGGCACTGCTGCCTCCCTCGTCCACGCGCACATTCACAAACTGCACAATCTCGTCGACATGGACATCTGGATCCTCGGACAGTAGACCCAGCTGGGCCTCGGTCCGCGAGAAGACCTTGTTCAGACCCATTTGCTTGAGCATTGCCTCGGAGCGCGAGGTCTCCTCCACTTGGAACTTAGGCAGCGACACATGCAGCTCCTTCTGCTGGAAAAGCTTGTGGGCCAGCAGGAAGTCACTGATTTGCAGTTGGCCAATCACCTCGCTAAGTCCCTCGGTCTCATCGGGCAGCACAATGCACAGGGAGTAGCGGGAAGTCTCATAAGGCAGACTCAGCACGCGGGCTTTGAGCTGCGGCAGCTCGGCCACCTGGAATTTGCCGCGGGCATGCATCATGGGTGCCTTCATGGCATCCTCGTTGGTCATGAAGAAGAACTCGTCGCTGCCGTCCCTCAACTGGTAGAAGGGATTCGCCCAGCTGCCGCGGTAGTACAGGCCGTTGAAGAGCAGCATTTTGGATTTGGAGCCCACGGAGCGACCGGTGATGGAGTTGGCACTCAGGGCAGAGGTGATGTCATCCTTGCGGAACAGGCTACGGGCACCATAGACCTGAGGggatttttaataaagattaGAAAAGTTGCTcttacttaaaaattaaagcaaaagttTATAGAATATAGTATATCTCACTAattgtattataattattatttacttcaactttaattataaactCACCCGACTAACAGCCGATAGATGGGACTCCAAAGCCAGCATAATCTCATCGGCTCCATCCTTGGCCACCGCCTTGACCGCACTCTCCAGCTTCTGGAGGGGCAGACGCACCTTTTCGGGTTCACTGGCGGTCACTGCTGGCGCCGCCATGATCTTGGCCAgtttctcctcctcctgcacCGTCTCGTTCTCCTCCAGATTCTTGATTTGACTCTCCTCCTGGTCGCTGCGCTTGTTCTGTTGCTTCTCCGATGGATTTTCCTCGGCAGCCATGTCTGgtttttcctgtttttccACCAAACTATTGATTATGTTCGTCGTGGCCTCGGGCTGGGATTCCAATTCTAGATTCGTTTCGGTGGTCtccgactgctgctgctgttctcTTTGGAGCTGCTCGGCCTCAGCCTGGGCAACTGGTTTTTCCACATACTGCTTGTCGTCGATATCGCGATCGAACTTGGAGGCCTCTTTGTCCAGAATTTCCTGGCCATAGCCATCGGCCAGCGGCACAGCCGGCGTGTCCTCTTCGTCCAAGTTGATCCTCTTGAGGGTCTCGAAGCCAATCACATCCTTGCTGTTGCTGGGCTCAGTGCTGCCCTCGGTGGATTCCGCACTGCCCTCCGGGAGCTGCAGGGAGGTGTTGGGCTCATTCCAATCGTACTCCTGCCGGTTGATGTCCTTCACGTCCACGTAGTAGTGCTGCTGCAAGAGATTCTTGAACTCCTCGCGGGCACTGTGGTTTCGGTAGATGTACAGCCAGGTCTGGAACGAGGGCAGGGCCACGGCGGCATCCCTGTTCTGGTAGCTGCCCAGGATGCGCTTGTAGGTGTCCCTCAGCTGGTCACGATCCTGGGGATAACCGAAGACCTGCTGGAACTCGGCGTAGGTGTCGCCTTCGGAGGCCTCAGCCAGGACAGCCAAGATAGAGGCAACTCCCAGCGGTGAGTGAACTTGGTTGGCGTCAATGTCCTTGTTGAACTTCAGCAGCTGCAGGGCAATCAGCTGCGAGACTCTTCCAGCAAAGGAGGCGGCAGAGGAGGAGTCCTCCTTCACCTGACTGGTGGTGGGCAGTCCCTGGCCCAGGCTGACCAGCAGCGTAACGAAAAGCGCACAGATAACCGATTTCATGGTGACGAGCGCGCGAATGGAGCGCGAATGAAGCCCAAGAAAGTTGGCCAAAGACTTTTTATGAAAGCGCCGGGCCAAGAACCGGCGAGAACGAGGCTCCAAACTGGTTGGGAGTACAACCTGGCCAGCGGGCGGAGCTTGAAGGGGGGCTTTATTTGATCAAGAGACTCGAGCGATCGATCGATCGGCAATCGGCGATCGGTGGACAAAGAAAGTCAACGAAAGTGGAAGTGGCGTGGGCCGCTCTCGAGGGCTCCGCAAATGGGTCAAGCAAACAAtcaatatgtaaatgtaaatgtgtaaaatgCTACACAGGCAGCCGGCGAGCAAACAAAAGTTCAAAGTCATTGAAATGTTAGAGAGCCGGACAACAGGTTTCCACTACGTGATTGACATTAGATTTTTTTCTGTCCGGTTAATTGCATTTTCTTGTAGTTACCTTTACTGATATTATAACCATGGTGTGGCAATCGTTTCCCCGAACCAAGATTTAAGCTTGGAAACGGGAAACCCCTCCTCTTCCTAGATTTGGCAATCTTTAGAGCGTTTGGAGCTACTACCTGACCAGGCTTAACCCAGTTTCCAAGCGTATCAGAACTAGAGCCATCATCAAAACCTGGCCAAAACACTTCCAACACACTTCGAGGCCACTGAACTTGGTCATCgtagttgctgccgctgccgttgATTACCAAATATGTGCGGCGGGCGAAAGCGGCCAGAATCGAGAATATAAAGAGAGAGAAGCAAGTACCGAAGAGAAGCTgaacactgagaaaaattggGGGAATGAGtataatagtaataaaaacgaaaggaaatatatataaaagccatttaatgaatttgcttaataatttataatttaaaatactaaattcttttGCTTTAAGCTTACTGAAACTGTATCAAAGTGGTAAACTAATGCAACATTCCTTTGGTTTTCATtaacttttttattgtttaacaATAAGTTATCATTCAGAATGTCTTTAAACtgcaaattttatatttaatgttctataatatgtagtatatatagtatatattataGTTTACTATAGTATACTATAGTATTcatctaataaatatttatttgccatAAAGCGCGTGGTTGCATATCCGATTAAGACAAAAGAACAACTTGCCTTAACTAATGTCTAGTCGCATATATAATTAACTCCAAGTCACAACTCGTTTTTTAAACACTAAACTATTTGTCTAGAATTATTAATTGGGTTCCTGCTTCCTCGCGGTGTATCTGGAAGTACCAGGTGTGACGCTTATTCTTGCTAATAAAAAGCTCTAAATTTAAACACACAGAACTGAGAAACGCTGATTCTTTTCGGAGGCTTGTAAACGAGTTTTTCCGTTTtcagacaaaaaaaaagttgcacAATTGCATAAGTGCCTGAGGTGGGCTCCAGGGGGGTGTGGGGTTATGGCCATATCTATAGTTAAGACGCCAGTGCAGCGAACTTTCCAGAGAGCCACAAAGAACCAAAGGAGAGAAAAATAATACTGAGCCGCTCAGCTTATGTAATTTATTCGACAAGTTCCGCATTTTGTTCTCGATACTCTCCAAGGAAGAAAGGTTACTGAACTGCCTGATTAATCGACGGAGTTGGTGGTAAAAGCCAGTTTAATTAGCATCGAACGGTTTTTGTTCGAGATTTATATAGCTTATATATGTGTCACTTTACGGGGTTtgattaagtttatttttaagcacAGTCAATCAATGATTTTTAAGATGTTTCCTTTGTTTGAGAACGGGGTAAGGTTTTCATtatatgtttgtatttttaaatggattttttaaaagcttAGAGAAGGAAAAATATGCGTAAGaacagatacatatatatatacatcaagATCTTCAAATATCCAATAACATTTTCCttaaagttatatttatttcagaGCATTTAAATGGCGACCCTTAACATCAAAAAACCTTTTTTCATTCAGTGGTTTGTCACCTTGGGCCTGGCCGTTTTAGTTTTGAAACAAATACAACTTGTATTTCGTATTTTTGTTCAGCTTTTTGTCCATAAATTTCAATACCCAAAACCATAAATTAGTGCCTGGCCAAGTGGTGAGTGGCTGCGAGTGGTTCTACTTCAACTTGGACTTGGATTTGTACCCCCAAAAAAAGGGTCGAGTCCGGGTTAGGTGAATTAGAAGTTATTATGGCAAAACGGGAAACTAGCAAATGTCGCATAAATTAGAGAAGGAATCTCCGGCAGGACACCTTCCCCGGATTTCTGGCAGCCGGGGATAGTTGTAAGACGAGGCTCAAACAACACCGCGGGGAGACATTAAGAACCAAATAAGAAGAACCCTGCCAGTGGACAGTAGTAGTTTTTGGCCTGGGAAATTACTCTTTATAGACGGCGTGACTAATTGTTTGATTTATGCAAATGTGTGTGCTGGAAAACTTGTATTTCATATGCTTTCAACTTTTTGGCAATTAGTTGGGGGAGCGGAAAATCTTTAAGAAAGTGCCAGTATCTTTAGCTTTAAGATTTGCGGAATCCTTTCTGATATCTCTCTATTTGTCAGGAGGTGAGCTGTCATGTGTCAGCTGTCATGGAGCACGCAATACATCATAAGTCAAAAGGTGAGCCCTCGGCTCAATCGCCTTTTGCCCCGAGGCCACGGCAActtgcaaaataattaaacttctgtttattctctctctctctctttggctCAGAGAACTTCTTAATTATGTTTGATAAACTAACACAGGACTCCTGCTCAACGTCCCAGTCGCATCGCCCCTTGTGCTCACACATGTCACGTTGACATTTGGCACTCGACAGGACTCGAGGTGATGGATCTTCCCCAGTGCCTTTAGCGGCCATGTGTGTGACATAATTACAGAACAAAAGGCTCAGGGGAGCAAAGCTAGAAAAGGTGGGCAGGACACTGAGAGAAAggtttaataaatttcattaatttctaTCTCCATTTTTTTCCTACTCCAAGTTCTTCAAATACCTCTCCCTACGCTTCATTTACTCCACTTAATTTAGCAAACTTCACTGGCAAAAGCCAACTTTCAGATCGCCCAATTTAGTCACGTTTTAAACTCGAAACTCGAGAAAATCGCTGGCAGGAGGACTTGAAGAGTGTGTGGCGGCAGGCAGTCAGTCACCTCTAACAAGTTGTTTGCTCGAAAGGAGCAGGATCCTGGCGGGTGTCCTGGCGGCAATCCCACTCGTAATTGATTTATGACATCAAAGACATATTTTTCGCAATGTTGCGTGGCCTACGTGCGTGACAGCTGGAAAACTGGAGGCAGCAGGTCCTGGtttcgctgctgctggcttttggtcctggtcctggtcgtGATTTTGGTCCTGCTCCTGGTCCCGCCATCTTGTTGATAATTTTGACTTATGGCTGGTGCGGCGGCCGTTGGTCCAGGATTTGTCGCATAACTCTGTCTGTCAAAAGTCAGGCGAAACAGGCGAAGCCCAAGATCTGGCCTCCGCTATCTGGCATCTGTATCTCAATCTGTAGTTAGGGATGGCAGAAATAGCGGTGTAGAATGTGTAGATGTAGTTTGAATAGTTAGCTTAAGatttggttggtttttttagacattaattaaatatcaacATTTAAGGAAgatataatcaaaataattatatataaaaattgtatattttttctcaaaacTATAATctttaatactttaaaatttaagttggGTTTGTAAAACATTCATTTCATATCTGTACCTCTTACAGCTCCCTCTGAATCTCAACATTTCTACTACCCATTGGTACCCAAAGTTTTTCTATTAGGCGCAATTATTTCAAGGTAttattgcttttaattaattcaattaaacgcttcataaatttttactttttgatttCGTTTGCCTGCGGCCGCCTTCGCTGCCCCGGTTTTCCTTTAATGGAAAAACTTTGCCCACAGAGATTTGCCAGCAGCCGAAAAAGGGTTTAATTAACGGCAATCGCTGTGGTGGTGAGGAGGTTTTCTTCCCGGATTCCTGGAATTTGCTACTTTGCTAAAGATTTCAACTGTTTATTAAGGGATTCCCGTGGCTCGTCGTAAAATTTGATTTCGCAACTGGGGAAGCGCCGCGGCGCTTATTGAATGCCGAGCGGTCGcgtttatttgcatttttgtgtGCATGGCTGCAGATTCCGGAGGGGCTATTAGCCAATAGCCCAGATACAATTACATTCCTCAAACAAAAAAGGCCAGATCTATTCTCTCCGAACTTCTAACTTCAATTAAAAGGTCATCAGCAGTCGACACAGCTGCTGTTCCAATAGAAGAATGGGGGGTTTACCTAAACCTAAAACGTTATTGATATGTAAGGAGCATGCTCACACCTTCCTTTCTCTTAGGAAAAGAAAGCATTCAACACTCGGCTCTCACCACTCACATGTGATGACTTCCATCATTATCAACACAGACAGCAGGACTTCGGGGAAACTTTTCCTGTCTTCCTGTCGTGTCCAGCTCCTGCGCCCCTGGGGACCAAATAATCGAACTAGCGTAGAAcaacaatttgttttaaatgccAAAAGTGAGGGCTGAACAATCGAAACCCCGAACACCGAACACCGAACCCCTTAATAATTTATGAAGACCGCTCCACATGTGGGGTGTTGCTGGCAAAGTTTTCTATCACTGGCTCGTCCGCTCTATTAGAGATTAAATGCATGTCGAAAAGGCAATTAGTTGGAGCTCTGGCTGGACCCAGAACTCTGCAGAGTAAGAAAATACGAGTAAGAACTTaatgagaaatttaaaaatattattattataattgaaGTTGGACTTTTGTTCTATCTTTTctgtatttcttaaaattttatttacgtACAGACAAGAATCAAACAGGAAGCtcttattataaaatatgttaacTTCATTACCCataatttttcccagtgcttGCCAAGCACTCACCCTCCTTGGAATGACTTCAACTTGAAGTTCAACTCTCGACCTTTGGTCGCTCATTGAATCAAAGTGTTGCTCAATTTTTCTTTCGGCCAAGGTGTTGTGCTGTGGATTTCTGGGACGGAGGTGGTCTTGGACCTGGATAGGGGTTGCAAGCTGCCGGAAGCAATTTAACCGAACCCTTCTCAAAGGGTTTCCTGCGAGACTCGGAAGCTGCGTCACTGCTAATTAAACTCGCGCTGTCGCCGCTAATGAGCAATGAAAACAACGTGTTGTCCGAAAACTCTTGAGGAAAAcgcccagaaaaaaaaaacccaaaaactcAAAACTCCATCTGCAGGGGCGGGAATGGGCTGATAAGGGGCACTGGGTATATCGTCAGGTTGAATCAGCCATCAAAATAATGAAGGCACGGATTTCTcattacttttaaatatttttccagcaaTTTTTCGGGTACTTTTACTGGACGGACTTAAGCCATTTAAAAGGATTAGTTTGCTCATGATTTTTTCAAAGGATTTAAAAGACTTAGGGGTGACTCTCATCGCATTTTCCACCTTTTTTCCTGCTAGTTCTAagttaagatttttttttctgcttaatGAAAGTACGTGAAAAGCtgatttttaattcaattttttttggctgttGGTGGAGATAAGCAGAAGTAAAAGGGTAGGTCCTCTAATTGACAGTGACAGTGGTGATGAAAAAAATCAGGACATAGATTTCTCCAAcgtctttgtttttattgccaCTCCTTTGTTTGCCCAATAAATTCGCACACATTACGATTGTCATTTTTATGGGCCAAAAAAGTCAAATGTTGTACAAGAAAACCAAAATGTATTCGACTGTAAAACACTCTGCATTGCTACAAATTCCAATTTGGACTCCTTGAACTCCACCTGAGGACACGACGGCGAAAAACTACCCAAGATATTCTAGAGAGTATGGTCGATGTAATTCATATTGCATAGCACTTTGCcataaaaattacaattgaCTTTGAACTCGGGCTGGCGACCAGCAGGACACATTTCcacatttttacattttcacatttacacattttgtCAGGCAGCCAACAGGGCAGCGATACATGGAAACTAACTCAGGACTCGGACCCCGATTCCCTCCAGCTGCAGTGCTGCTGGCCTGCTTCCTTTTATGACACCAAGGTACACGGACGAGACGACAGCAACAGCGACAATGGCAATGACTACGGACATGTCTGGGGCGGCACTGGGGGAAAACTTTGGGTTTTAGCAGGAGAAATAACATAGAACTGTGAAGAAATattactaattttaaataaaatattcaaaaagttattaataaccttgtaaataaaattctttataatttttctggTCTAAAAATAATAGCTTATAACCCACCCTCGACTTAAAGGTTATTTTACATGTGTGGTATACTTTTGGGCTTTCAAACATTTCATACCTTTTCCTTACTTGAAATTATTTCTAGCTTATatcttatataaaaattatttttaaagaaaagccTCATATTTATTGCGCAGTGTACATCGGCACTGCAGCTCCGGTTCCAAGGTGGCAGcggtggccagagtcctggccAAAATGTTATGGCGGAATTATGCGACGCCGCCGTTGCCCCCGGTGCGTTTATGGGCCCCCTGTTGGGGACCAGAGTTTGGGAAGAACAGGGACACCCATTCAGCTGCCCCACTCCCCCTGCTgcgaaaattataaattacgGCAAAGGAAAACTCCTTGGTGGCCGCGTAGAGTTTTCTTTTCCGTGCAGTTGAGCACAAGATCCATGACAAATGGCGGGGCAGCAAGTCGGAAAAACccttttaaagttttccccCTTGTATCGCCGCCACATCAGTTCATTAGTCGAGGACAAAGATTTCGAAGGATTCGAGTCCGCGATACGGATATGGATCGCCGTGCCAGATTAATTGGCTCGCTGAGCTCcgaaagtaaatatttaattaatcgCCGATTTGTGCGCTGAGCTCTCTATAACTCTTCGTTCCTGGCTCTTGGCTAGAGAACAGAACGCCTTGTGACTAATCGAAGCCATCAATTATGTTGATAGATTGGCCCACGTTCGGCATCCAGCCTTCGACGTTCGCCGGAAATAGTTGTAGTCCTCGAAAAGTCCTTCAGTTTGTCACAGTTGGCAGCTGGATGCGGCCAGCTTAAGGTACATGTAATTGAATCCCTTCGGTGAACGAACTGTCCCCGGGGATATATATCCTGTATATGGGAGGTCCTGCTACGGCGAAGGAGCCCGCTTATTCATAAGCCGCTCATGCAAAATTGCAAGTGGCTGTTGACAAAAGTTTCAAGTAGCCGCcacaaacgaaatgaaaaaaaaggacataAAAAAGCACACAGAGGAGAGTCCAGGGCAAGAAGGGACTTTAGCTGGACAGACAGACGTGTGTCTGATCTGAATGCTAGATAAaattattaccctttttattCTCGCCGTCGCACTCGCTGGGATTTGTCCGAATTCGAAGCCGTGTCGGTATTCTTTTCAGGAGATGGAGCCGTGCTCCCTGTTCAgatctaaatccaagtcctagtccgagtccgagtcgcCGTCGCCTGTTTATTTCCTGTCGGACACTTTCCGTTTGTCGTTTGTTGTATAAAAAGTCGCCGCTGTCTCCCTAAACCTCCAGCCTTTCTTTCTGCGAGTTTTTTAATACCCTGTACGAATGCTTCGAAAAAAGGATATATGTTGCAactaataaagaaatattttagattaaTTTCGTGAAGCTATGAGGCTATAGGCTTCAAGTA
Above is a genomic segment from Drosophila kikkawai strain 14028-0561.14 chromosome 3R, DkikHiC1v2, whole genome shotgun sequence containing:
- the LOC108073735 gene encoding cAMP-dependent protein kinase catalytic subunit 2; this translates as MVIQQEQPTMHFSPKVDYILILDKLREEFNKKYSINTPSPSNGLDDYEIKATLGAGSFGKVQLVKERESGVYYASKQLSKDQIVKTKQVGHVMSEKNVLRSMMFPNTVNLITSHKDYDSLYLVLPLIGGGELFTYHRKVRKFTEKQARFYAAQVFLALEYLHHCSLLYRDLKPENIMLDKNGYLKVTDFGFAKKVETRTMTLCGTPEYLPPEIIQSKPYGTSVDWWAFGVLVYEFVAGHSPFSAHNRDVMSMYNKICEADYKMPSYFSGALRHLIDHLLQVDLSKRFGNLINGNRDIKEHEWFKEVEWIPILNQTVNAPYVPNISNPEDISNFDKVSEKPRPKAKTMRHEEAFADF
- the Spn100A gene encoding uncharacterized protein Spn100A; this encodes MKSVICALFVTLLVSLGQGLPTTSQVKEDSSSAASFAGRVSQLIALQLLKFNKDIDANQVHSPLGVASILAVLAEASEGDTYAEFQQVFGYPQDRDQLRDTYKRILGSYQNRDAAVALPSFQTWLYIYRNHSAREEFKNLLQQHYYVDVKDINRQEYDWNEPNTSLQLPEGSAESTEGSTEPSNSKDVIGFETLKRINLDEEDTPAVPLADGYGQEILDKEASKFDRDIDDKQYVEKPVAQAEAEQLQREQQQQSETTETNLELESQPEATTNIINSLVEKQEKPDMAAEENPSEKQQNKRSDQEESQIKNLEENETVQEEEKLAKIMAAPAVTASEPEKVRLPLQKLESAVKAVAKDGADEIMLALESHLSAVSRVYGARSLFRKDDITSALSANSITGRSVGSKSKMLLFNGLYYRGSWANPFYQLRDGSDEFFFMTNEDAMKAPMMHARGKFQVAELPQLKARVLSLPYETSRYSLCIVLPDETEGLSEVIGQLQISDFLLAHKLFQQKELHVSLPKFQVEETSRSEAMLKQMGLNKVFSRTEAQLGLLSEDPDVHVDEIVQFVNVRVDEGGSSANSLSAATMQARSPSAAEDAESTVLPVPEPEPEQPGVERFEVNRPFAYFIVDCEEQFVLASGKIYTPEFKEDLPSSSVSVEVELEQS